Within the Novosphingobium pentaromativorans US6-1 genome, the region GAGGCGATCGACGAAGCCATCGGCGTCGCCACCAGCATAGCCGGCCAGCAGCGTTACCAGGTGACCTTTTGCGGGCAGGCCGGCCATGCCGGTACGACTTCGATGCTCCTGCGCAAGGACGCGCTTGCCGCTTCGGCCGAAGCCATACAGCTGATCGAGAATGTCGCAACCAGCTTCGGTGAAGACTTGGTGGCCACGGTGGGTCAAGTCGATGCGCGGCCGGGTGCCGTCAACGTGATCCCGGGCCAGGTCGCCTTCACCTTGGATATTCGCTCCGGCGACGACGGGCTGCGCAAGATCGCGGCCGCCCGGATCCTCGAAGGCCTCGGTGCCATTGCAGAGCGCCGTGGCATTGCCGTCGACCACGATCTGGTCCAGGACCTGCCCCCCTCCCCCTGCGATCCCGAACTTATCGAGTTGATGGTCGAAGCGGTGCGCAAGACCGGAAGTTCCGGTCGAAAGATGGTTTCCGGGGCAGGACATGACACGATGGTGATGAGCAAGTTCATACCTTCGATCCTGCTTTTCATCCGGTGTCTCAATGGCATCAGCCACAATCCAGCGGAAAGCGTCACAGTCGAAGACGTCGACCAGGCGCTCGATGCCCTGGAGCACTTCATCCGTTACTTCCCTTACGATCCGGAGCAGGCGCCGGGCTGAATACACTGTCTCAGGATTTCCAAGCATCATCCTGAGTGGAACGGCGTCCCGAAAGGGGCGCCGTTCTTTTTTTGAGGCAACTGGTCCATGTGCGCAAGCCCGGCCCGGTCGGCACCCGAAGTTCTCCGCCGCCATTGCTCCGCGGCAAGGCGTCCATTTCATTCCCGGTCCGCGCTGGATCGGCTTCGTCCCGGGGCCGCTCGCTGAGAGCAAGAGAGCATTCGCCACGGCATGACCTCTGGCCGTCTTACTCCCCCATCCCTCACGGCCACGATGTGCTCCAGGCACCAGAGCCCCACTCGAATTCGACGCAAGGCGAGGCAAGCTGACTGCGCCCGTGCAAAGCCCGAGAGGTACCGTTCCCGCCATGCCGGGCGGACTTGCGCCAAACCACCGCTACCGCCGCGGCAACCGCCAACGCCACCGTCTCCGTCTCCGTCTCCGTCAAAAACAGCCCATGGGTTCGAGGGAACCGGGCAGGCACAAAAAACCACGCCACCGGGTGAACCCGATGGCGTGGAAGAGGGAATATTTCGCATGTCTCGCTCCGGCGAACCGGAAGCGATTGTGCCTAGATCATCAGAACCGCGCGTCCAGGACGACGCCCAGGGTGCGCTGCGCCTCCGGATTGAGCACGTTCACGAGACTTCCAACATCGAAACCACCCAGTTCGATTGCCGAAATGTAGTACTTGTCGAAGAGGTTTCTGGCGAAGAGGCCGACGCGCCAGCTGCTGTCCTCGGCACCGATCCCCAGATTGACGTTGACGATACCGTAGCCGTCCACGCGGGTGTTGGGATCGACACCATTGGTGTAGAAGTCGCTGCGATAGAGGTAGTTCGCCGCGGCATCGACAGCCAGGCCCGCGCCTATCGGCTTCTCGATGCTGGCGGCAAGCGTGAAGTTCCACTTGCTGGCATTAGGTGCTGGCGAACCCTTGGCCTGAATATAACTCAGGTCGGTTCCGGGAACGGTATAGCAGGCCCCGGCTACGTTCGGATCGTCTGTAGTCGGAAGCGGAATGGCTTCATATTCGGAGTAGCAGGCCGAAAGGAAGTCAGTGTACTTGGCATCCTGATAGGTACCGTTGGCCGTAAGCGTCAGGCCCTGCAGCGGCATGACCGAGAATTCCGCCTCGATACCCTGGGTCTTCATCCCGCCCGCATTGCCGGTAACGAAACCCGGCGGAAGAAGCGTAAGATCGGGCACGTTCGTCTGGAAGTTGCGGAACTTCTCATGGAATGCCGTCAGGTTGAACAGCAGGTTGCCGTTCAGCCAGGTCGTCTTGATGCCGGCCTCGTACGACCGGACGGTCTCCGGATCAACGATCCGCGCCGATGAGCCGGCAACCGCAATCGCCAACGGCCCCTTGTAACCGCGCGCAGCCGTGAAATAGGCCATCACATCAGGGGTAAAGTTGTATTGCAGGCCAGCCCGCCACGAGAAGTCGGTATTCGAAGTCTTGGCGCTACCGGGCGCGGACATGGTGCCGGTAAGCGGATAAATGTTTTCAACTTCTTCCGTGTAGAGGCTGGACGATGCCTTGTCACGCGTGAGGCGTGCACCCAGGATCGCCTTGAAGTCGTCCGTCAGATTGACAGTACCGTCCAGGAAGCCGGCAATGCTGTCGACCGAATATCTGAGATGATCGCGCCCGCCGCTAAAGGAAAGCTTCGCATCCGGGCCGTAAAGCATCTCGGCCAGACCGCCGAAGCTGCCGCCGAACATGGTGACTTCCTTCGTACTGCGGTGATAATAGTAAAGGCCGGACACGAAGTCGATGAACTGTCCCCCAGCCGAACTGAGACGCAATTCCTGAGAGAACTGGTCGCTGCGCACACGCACGGGACCCTCTGCGGCGGAGATCGGCGTATTCGCGAAAGTCGCGAAGGCATTGCGGGCCAGCATGCGATAGCCGGTCAGCGATGTCAGCGTGTAATCACCGAAGTGATAGTTCAGCTCGACCGAACCGCCACCGACGCGATTCTCGTGGAAGCTTTCGCTTGCAAGGCCGGTTTGCGTGTTGTTGGGTCCGGGTTCGATACCGTAATCGAGAATGCCGAAGCCGGGCGGAATGGCTCCGCTGCCCACGCCCAATGCGCGGTAGCTGGTAAGAAACGACGGCGTCCTGTAGAACCGGCGGTAATCGACGCTGGCGAACAGGTCGAAGTCCGCGCTCGGGGCCCACATGAGCTTGCCCTTGACGCCCACCTGATCGGAGCTGCCCGCCTTTTCCTGGCGCACCGGGTTCCATGCCCAGCCATCGCGGTTCTGATAGGAAGCGACGCCCATGACCGCCAGGGTGTCGGTCACCGGCACATTGACGCGATAGCTTGCGTTGGTGTCGTCGTAGGAACCGTAGGCTGCGTGAACCACGCTGTAGGTCCGGTCCGTCGAAGGGCGTTCGGTAGTAATGTTGATGACGCCCGCAGAAGCATTCTTGCCAAATTGCGTGCCCTGGGGCCCACGCAGGACTTCAACGCGCGATACGTCGCTCAGGTCACCGCCAAGATCGTTTACGAAGCCATAGACAATGCCGTCCACGACAAGCCCGACCGTCTGCTCGGTGGCTGCGTCGAAGCTGGCAGTCCCGACGCCGCGCACATTGAAACCCGAACCGCCGCTGGCGCTCACCTGAACGCTGGGCGAAAGGTATTGAAGGTCGGACGGATCCCGGTAGCTCGATTTGACGAATTGTTCAGCGCTGATTGCCGTCACCGCGATCGGCACATCCTGAAGCTTCTGTTCACGGCGCGTTGCCGTAACAACGATGTCGAGCGATTGGGCCGTGTCTGCCTTCGGCGCTTCCTCTGCGGCGAATACCGGCTGCGCCAATCCAGCCAGGCTCGTCGAGAGAGCCAAAGCAACTGCTTTTCTTCCTGTCATGATTCAAATTTCCCCGCTGCTTGCCTACCACGCCATACGGCTTGACGTGGGATGCGAGCGAATGCCCGCTGCGCCGCAGCATCTTCCAACTGACGTCAAACTTCTCGCTCATTTGCTTTGAAAGTATTTCGGCTCAAAGCGGCAGAAACGGCGGTTTTCCAGATACTTCAAAGCACAAGTGCACCCACTGGCGGGAGACGGGATCCTGCCAGTGGGCGCTTGGGGTCAATCGATCGGGTAGCCGGGCCACCCGGCTTTTACTTGGCTGTAGGATCGTCTTTCCAACCGACCATGCACGGACTTTCCCAAAGTTCGGAATCTTCCGGCAGGCGATTGTAATGGCGCACGATCTTGTAGGAGTCTGTCAGGTACCGCGGATCATGCAGCGTCATTTCATCGACAAGGACCTTGCCGTCTTCGCTCAGGCTGATGCGCTCGGTCAGCCGGGTCGTGGCCGAATGCACAGCGTTGCCGAAACGGAACGGAAAGCCGGTGTCGTTGAAGTTTTCCGTTTCAACCACCAGCGTCTCACCTTCCCAATGACCTATCGAGTAGCCGTTGTACATCGGAGGCAGGCCTTCCGTTGCCTTCGTACGGTTGAGGTAGATGGTGCGGGCCAGCGGACTCATTTCGGAAATGATCGTTATGCGGCCCGGAGTCTCGAGAATTTCGAGCGGAAATTCGGAAAGCATCATCCCGGGCACACCCACAGGCTCGCATACTTGCGTTTCATCGTCGATGACCTTGCCGGCATTCTCTTCGGCCTCGCGCTTCTCGACCATCGCCCTGGTCTCGGGCTTGTAAGGCGGCTCCACCTGGCCCTCGAAATCGTTCTGCTCCATGAACCACATGCCCGTGAGGCCGGTGATGGTAGTGGGCTTGCCCGCAGGCTGGGCCTGCGCAGTCGCGATCGACATGCCTGTCAAACCTAGGGCGAGGATTCCCTGCAGCGCCAGACTACCCCGCTTGTTGCAATGTAACTTCATCGTAGTTCCTTTTGTGGTCGACCGGCGATCGGGCGCCGCACTGCCTATGCCATGACGGAAAGCACCGGGATGTTCGCCCTTCCCGGCCTTCGGTGGACATACGCCCCGCTTGCGGAAACGTAGCATCGCTGATCCCGTGCGTTTTTCAGATAGCTTTTGAAGGTATTTCGGCGGGACGGGAGCGATACCCGGCCTTCAGTTGCGATCCTTGTTGAGCAGCCAGTTGAGCGCCACCGCCGAAATCGTGGCAAGCACAATGCCCGAATGGACGAAAGGCTGCAGCGGCTGCGGGAGAGAGGCGAAGATGCCTTCCGAGACGAGCGGCACCATGCCCATGCTCAGCGAGACGGCAAGGATCGTCTGGTTGTGCGGATTTCCCGAAAGATCGACCTTGCCGAGAATACGCACCCCGGTTGCGGCGATCATGCCGAACATGACCAGCCCCGCCCCGCCCAGCACGAACGAGGGGATCGATGCGATGGCAACGGCAAGTTTGGGACTGAGAGCAAGGCCGAGCATGATCACGGCCCCCGTGGCGCACACGAAACGCGAGCGCACGCCGGTGATCGCTATCAGTCCGATGTTCTGCGAGAACGAAGTATAGGGAAAGGCATTGAACAGACCGCCGATGATCGTGCCCAGACCATCCGCGCGCAGGCCTCGCGTCATCAGCGCACTGTCCATCGGCTTTCCGACGATCTCCGAAACGGCGAAGAACATGCCCACGGATTCGACCATGACGATGATCATCACGAACATCATGCTGACTGCCGCCCCCAGTTCGAAGCGAGGCATGCCGAAAACAAGCGGCGGCGTGAAACCCACTATCGCCGATTCACCGACCGCCGAGAAGTCCGTCATCCCCATAGCGGAGGCAACTCCGGTCCCCACGGCGACGCCGATCAGGATCGCGGCATTGCGCACCATTCCCCTTCCGAAGCGCAATACCGCGAGGATGAGGGCCAGGACGAAGAACGACATCGCGGCGTGAGAGGCATCGACTTCACCGCTTCTCCCCTGACCGACGATCCAACCCACGCCGATGCCGATTAGGGATACGCCGATCACAAGTATGACGGTACCGGTCACCACGGGTGGGAAGAATCTTGCAATCTTGCCGAGCACAGGTGCGATCAACAGTCCGAAGACGCCTGCGACGAGAACCGCGCCGCAGATGACCTGAAGGCTGTGTTCCGGCCCATGGCCTGCGGCGATATTGCTGTTGGCGATCGCCAGCATCGGACCGATCGAGGCGAAGGTAACGCCCATCATGATCGGCATGCGCAGACCAACGCCCTTGATTCCAATGGTCTGGAGCAGTGTGACGAGGCCGCACCCGAACAGGTCGGCACTAACCAGAAGCCCGATCTGCGACGCCGTGAGGCCCAGCGCATGACCGAGCACGAGGGGTACCGCAACGGCGCCTGCGTACATCACCATGACGTGCTGCAGCCCCAGAACGGCCAACTTCGAAAATGCGGGAACTTCGTCCACCGCGCCCGGATCGGGCTCAACCGCGTCAGCTAGCGGCTGTACGGGCATATCGGATTCCATGAGCATCAGACCTGGGCCTCCTTTGCGCCAAGCCTAGCCGTTGTTATTCACCGGAGCGCGATATGAGGTTGGCGGAAGTGGCGTAAAGCACTGTTCTGAAGTAGGAAATTGGTTGTCGACACCATTCCTAATCAGGACAGAAAATGCCACAAGCCACACCCGCCAGCAGCGAGGTTAGCGCGCGCCGATTTTCGTTTCCAGCCATCGGGCGCAAGAAAGTGAGCGCGGCGTTCGACGGAGGCCGATTGACCTCGGACGGCGGAGTTCTGCTACTGG harbors:
- a CDS encoding nucleobase:cation symporter-2 family protein, whose protein sequence is MLMESDMPVQPLADAVEPDPGAVDEVPAFSKLAVLGLQHVMVMYAGAVAVPLVLGHALGLTASQIGLLVSADLFGCGLVTLLQTIGIKGVGLRMPIMMGVTFASIGPMLAIANSNIAAGHGPEHSLQVICGAVLVAGVFGLLIAPVLGKIARFFPPVVTGTVILVIGVSLIGIGVGWIVGQGRSGEVDASHAAMSFFVLALILAVLRFGRGMVRNAAILIGVAVGTGVASAMGMTDFSAVGESAIVGFTPPLVFGMPRFELGAAVSMMFVMIIVMVESVGMFFAVSEIVGKPMDSALMTRGLRADGLGTIIGGLFNAFPYTSFSQNIGLIAITGVRSRFVCATGAVIMLGLALSPKLAVAIASIPSFVLGGAGLVMFGMIAATGVRILGKVDLSGNPHNQTILAVSLSMGMVPLVSEGIFASLPQPLQPFVHSGIVLATISAVALNWLLNKDRN
- a CDS encoding TonB-dependent receptor; its protein translation is MTGRKAVALALSTSLAGLAQPVFAAEEAPKADTAQSLDIVVTATRREQKLQDVPIAVTAISAEQFVKSSYRDPSDLQYLSPSVQVSASGGSGFNVRGVGTASFDAATEQTVGLVVDGIVYGFVNDLGGDLSDVSRVEVLRGPQGTQFGKNASAGVINITTERPSTDRTYSVVHAAYGSYDDTNASYRVNVPVTDTLAVMGVASYQNRDGWAWNPVRQEKAGSSDQVGVKGKLMWAPSADFDLFASVDYRRFYRTPSFLTSYRALGVGSGAIPPGFGILDYGIEPGPNNTQTGLASESFHENRVGGGSVELNYHFGDYTLTSLTGYRMLARNAFATFANTPISAAEGPVRVRSDQFSQELRLSSAGGQFIDFVSGLYYYHRSTKEVTMFGGSFGGLAEMLYGPDAKLSFSGGRDHLRYSVDSIAGFLDGTVNLTDDFKAILGARLTRDKASSSLYTEEVENIYPLTGTMSAPGSAKTSNTDFSWRAGLQYNFTPDVMAYFTAARGYKGPLAIAVAGSSARIVDPETVRSYEAGIKTTWLNGNLLFNLTAFHEKFRNFQTNVPDLTLLPPGFVTGNAGGMKTQGIEAEFSVMPLQGLTLTANGTYQDAKYTDFLSACYSEYEAIPLPTTDDPNVAGACYTVPGTDLSYIQAKGSPAPNASKWNFTLAASIEKPIGAGLAVDAAANYLYRSDFYTNGVDPNTRVDGYGIVNVNLGIGAEDSSWRVGLFARNLFDKYYISAIELGGFDVGSLVNVLNPEAQRTLGVVLDARF